Below is a genomic region from Streptomyces sp. RPA4-2.
CTACGAGGGAGCGCGGGCGGCCCTCGTGGCGACCCCCCGGCAACTCGCCGTCCTGGCCCGTGCCGGTGTGGTCGACGCGGGTGGGCGGGGGCTGGTGGCGGTCCTGGCGGCGCTGGTGGAGACGTTCACGGGGGAGTCGCCGCGCGCCGGGTGGGCGCTGGGAGAGGTGCACACGCGGGTGGCCATGGCGGCCGGGCCCGTGACCGAGGCCACCGCGGTCGCCGGCGCCCGTCCCGCTCCCGGCGTCGACGCCGGGCACGCCGGCCCCGGGTGCGCGGACGACCGGCCGGACGACGGAGGGCGGGCCTTCGAGGTCATCTACCTCCTGGAGGCCGAGGACGCGGCGGTGACGCGGTTGCGCGACCGGCTCGACCGCCTCGGGGACTCGCTCGTGGTCGTCGGCGGCGACGGACTGTGGAACGTCCACGTCCATGTGGACGACGCGGGCGCCGCGGTGGAGGCGGGCGTGGAGGCCGGGCGGCCGCACCGCATCAGGATCACGCACTTCGGGCTCGGGGACGCGCACACCGCGGGTGCGGCGGGGCTGCCGCCCCGGGAGCGGGCGCAGCGGGCCGTCGTGGCGGTGGTGCCCGGCGAGGGACTGGCCGGGCTGTACGCCGAGGCCGGGGCGACCACCGTGCTCGCGCGGCCCGGCGAGCCGCCCGCCAGCGGCGAGCTCGTGGACGCCGTACGGCGGGCCCACGCGCGCGAGGTGGTGCTGCTGCCCAACGACGCCGACCTGCGGCACACCGCGGCGGCCGCGGCGGAGCAGGCCCGTACGGAGGGGGTGCGGGTCGCGCTGATCCCGACCCGTTCCGCGGTCCAGGGCATCGCCGCGCTGGCCGTGCACGAGCCCGGGCGGCGCTTCGACGAGGACGTCGTCGCCATGACCTCGGCGGCGGGTGCCACCCGGTATGCGGAGGTCGCCGTCGCCGAGCGGCAGTCCTGGACCATGGCGGGCATCTGCCAGGCCGGGGACGTACTCGGTCTCATCGAGGGGGATGTGGCCGTGATCGGTGCGGACATCGCGGCCACGGCCGAGGCGGTCATCGACCGTATGCTCGCCGCCGGTGGTGAGATGGTGACGCTCGTCCTCGGTGACGAGGCGCCCGGTGCCATCGCGGCGCGTCTCGAATCCCGGGTCAGGGAGACGTACTTGGCGGTCGACACGGTGGTGTATCGAGGGGGTCGGCAGGGTGCGCTGCTGCTGATCGGCGTGGAATAGCACCGCCGGCCCAGCGCACCCCGGGGTTTTTCGCCCCCGCCGCCCCTACCCGTCCCATCCCTGGGGCTGCGCCCCCAGACCCCCGCAATCGCCCGAGAACTCGTCCTCAAACGCCGGACGGGCTGGGTAGTCAGCCCGTCCGGCGTTTGAGGACAAGGCCCTTAAGGCCGACCGGGGGTCTGGGGGCGCAGCCCCAGGTACGGGATGGGACGGGTAGGGGCGGCGGGGGCGAAGACAAGGTGGTTGGTAAGCCAGGTGGACGTGGGTCCCCGCTCCGGTCACCCCCCACGCCTCACTCCTTACCCCGCTCCTCCATCATCCTCAGCATGTTCTCCGCCTCGGCACACCGCGCCCCCGCGGCCCCGTCCCCCTCCGACGCCCCCCGCGTAAGCGGCCAGAACACCGCGCGCCCGCGCCGCCGCGGCGGCCCGGAGCAGGTCCGCCTCCAGCCACCCCGCGGCAAGCTCCGCCCCGGTCCGCGCGTCGAGCGCCTCGTCCCCCAGGGGCGCGAACACCGATACGGCCCGCGTGACATGACCCAACGCCTCCCCGAAGAGCCCCCGGGCGACGCCCTCCTGCGTGTCGTCAGTGACCGACCGGGCGACGAGGTCGCCGAACTGCCGGTGGGTGTGGCCGAGTTCGGAGACGAGACGGAGGGCGACCGGGCCCTGTGGGTCCTCCACGCTCCCCGTCCCGGAAAGCGCCCGCACCCCCTCCTCGCACTCCCGCACCGCCTCCGCCATCAGCTCCCGCGCCGCGTCCAGCCCCGCCCCCGTACGCAAGGACGCCCAGGCCCGCGCCCGCAGCGACCGCACCAGCGCGTGCACGTTGCCGAGCTCCCGCCACAGGTCGCCGGCCCGGGCGTAGGCCCCCTCCGACTCGGCGGGCAGCCCGGCGCGACCGAGCGCTTCGGCGGCGAGATGGGCGAGCGTCGCGTGGTCGCGCTGCTCGGGCCAGTGCCGGGCGATGTCCGCGGCCCGCAGCCAGTTCTCGGCCGCGGCCCGGTGCTCACCGAGCTCGGTGAGACAGTCGCCGAGCCACCACCGTGTCTGCACGATGGCACCGTCACCGTGCATGTCACCGGTCAGATCGGGCAGCGCCGACTCCAGGATCTCCGCGGCCTCGGCCCAACGCCCCTGCCGGAGCAGGAAGCC
It encodes:
- a CDS encoding DAK2 domain-containing protein, whose protein sequence is MPQVPQTLDALAVRTWCGLALEALGRAREEIDAINVYPVADGDTGTNLYLTVESATAAVEAVFAGHETVADAGDGRASAGEGRPTLADAVRAMAHGALIGARGNSGTILAQLLRGMALVLAAAGESARTDAEALRLALRQAADSARDAVAHPVEGTVLTVASAAAEAAGGAEGDCGTVARAAYEGARAALVATPRQLAVLARAGVVDAGGRGLVAVLAALVETFTGESPRAGWALGEVHTRVAMAAGPVTEATAVAGARPAPGVDAGHAGPGCADDRPDDGGRAFEVIYLLEAEDAAVTRLRDRLDRLGDSLVVVGGDGLWNVHVHVDDAGAAVEAGVEAGRPHRIRITHFGLGDAHTAGAAGLPPRERAQRAVVAVVPGEGLAGLYAEAGATTVLARPGEPPASGELVDAVRRAHAREVVLLPNDADLRHTAAAAAEQARTEGVRVALIPTRSAVQGIAALAVHEPGRRFDEDVVAMTSAAGATRYAEVAVAERQSWTMAGICQAGDVLGLIEGDVAVIGADIAATAEAVIDRMLAAGGEMVTLVLGDEAPGAIAARLESRVRETYLAVDTVVYRGGRQGALLLIGVE